In Tenacibaculum sp. 190524A02b, the genomic stretch TGCAAATACATGTAAAAAGGTGTTTCTAAAAAGGGAACGCAAATTATTGAAAATTTACGAAAAATCAGTTTTTAAAATCCAATTAAAAAAACTATTTTTGTCGGCACTAATTTTAAAGCAATTATGGCAACATACAAGAAAAGAGGTTACAAACCTAAGAAAGAAAAGGTTGTAGAGGAAGTAATTGAAGAAACGTTTGACGAATCACAAAGTGATGTAGCTAAGACGTTTGAAAGCCTAGACGAAGTAGCTAATAAATCTGAAGAATGGATTGAAAAGAATAGCAAACCATTATTCTATGGTTTAGTTGGAGTTGCTGCTTTAATTTTGGTTTACTTAGCTTATAATAAGTTTATAGCTGAACCATCAGAAGTAAATGCTTCTAATGAATTAGCTTACCCTAGAACATTTTTTGACAAAGCGGCAACTTCTACAGGACAAGCTGCAGATTCGTTATACAATTTAGGTCTAGAAGGTGGTGAGGGTAAGTATGGTTTTGTTGACATTGCAAAATCATTTAGTGGAACTAAAGCTGGGAATTTAGCTAATTACTATGCTGGTATTTCTTATTTAAAAATGAAGAAATACGAAGAAGCTATTGAATATTTAAGTAGCTTTAAGTCTGATGATGAGTTATTAGGTCCTACCGCTTTAGGTGCTATTGGTGATGCTTTTGCTGATATTAACCAGCCTGAAGAAGCTTTAGACTACTATCAAAAGGCAGCAAATCAGAAGGATAATGAGTTTACGTCTCCTTTATTTTTATTTAAAGCTGCTCAGATAGCTATGGAATTAAAAGACTATAGTAAAGCTGAAAATTTATTTTCAACAATAAAACAAAAGTACCCTGAAACTGATCAAGGGAGAGACATTGAAAAGTATATTAACAGTGCTAAATATGCACAATAATTAGTTACCTACAATTTAGGTATCATAAAATATATGGCAACAACAAATTTATCACATTATGATAAAGCTACAATCCCAAATGCGAAGTCTTTTCGATTTGGGATTGTTGTTTCAGAATGGAATCCTGAAATAACTGGAAACTTACATAAAGGAGCTATTGAAGCTCTATTAGATTGTGGTGCTGAAAAAGATAATATTATTTCTTGGGATGTTCCTGGTAGTTTTGAACTGGTTTACGGATGTAAAAAAATGATTGAAACACAAAAACTAGATGCAATTATAGCTATTGGTAATGTTATTCAAGGAGAAACAAAACATTTTGATTTTGTTTGTGAAGGGGTTACTCAAGGCATTGTAGATTTAAACATAAAATATGATGTTCCAGTAATATTTTGTGTACTCACAGATAACACCAAACAACAATCAATAGAAAGATCTGGCGGAAAACTAGGTAATAAAGGTATTGAATGTGCTATAGCTGCTATAAAAATGGCTGCTATTAAAAATCAAGAGAGAAAATCTAGCTCTTTAGGTTTTTAATCTAAGTAAACTGTTCCGATACAAGCATACAGGATATCTAGCCTAAAAATATTAAAAAAGTCAAAACATAAATACTACATGTTTTGACTTTTTAGTTTACTCCCTGTTTATCTAATGTAGTTTAACTGTTAACTATAAGCCTACAGAACCACCATGTAAGATACAGCAAGAAATTGTAAAACAAAAAAACTCTCTCTATCTTACTACTTGATTTTATCAACATTGTTTGACCACCTTTTTATAATTCAGTAAATTTGGTTTTTACTATCATATTTTACCTTGAAGTGGTATTTTATATAGAAAAAACAACAAATCATATATGGGATTTATTAAAAGAGAAAATAAGAAATTTGACTATAAACCTAGATACTACAAAGGAGACGGTAATCCTTATGAGTTTAAACACAAGTTTGATGAGTATAGAAATACTGTAGGAAAAAACAAAGGTTTAAAAGGGAGGTTTAGTGCTGCTATTGATGAGTTTAAAAGCTCAGAATATGGTGGTTTTAACAAAACTATTCTAATTATAATAGTTATTCTTGTTTTAATCTTCTTATATATTATTGATTTTGACCTTTCAATTTTTTTACCTAGCAATAATTAATGTCTGATATTATACAATTATTACCCGATCATGTAGCCAATCAAATTGCTGCTGGTGAAGTGGTACAACGCCCTGCATCTGTAGTTAAAGAATTATTAGAAAATGCTATTGACGCTGGTGCAACCTCCATTAAGCTACTTTTAAAAGATGCTGGAAAAACACTTATTCAAGTAATTGATGATGGAAAAGGCATGAGTAATACAGATGCTCGTTTATCTTTTGAACGCCATGCCACTTCTAAAATAAAGGATGCTCAAGACTTATTTAACCTAAACACCAAAGGATTTCGTGGAGAAGCCTTGGCTTCTAT encodes the following:
- a CDS encoding tetratricopeptide repeat protein translates to MATYKKRGYKPKKEKVVEEVIEETFDESQSDVAKTFESLDEVANKSEEWIEKNSKPLFYGLVGVAALILVYLAYNKFIAEPSEVNASNELAYPRTFFDKAATSTGQAADSLYNLGLEGGEGKYGFVDIAKSFSGTKAGNLANYYAGISYLKMKKYEEAIEYLSSFKSDDELLGPTALGAIGDAFADINQPEEALDYYQKAANQKDNEFTSPLFLFKAAQIAMELKDYSKAENLFSTIKQKYPETDQGRDIEKYINSAKYAQ
- the ribH gene encoding 6,7-dimethyl-8-ribityllumazine synthase; translation: MATTNLSHYDKATIPNAKSFRFGIVVSEWNPEITGNLHKGAIEALLDCGAEKDNIISWDVPGSFELVYGCKKMIETQKLDAIIAIGNVIQGETKHFDFVCEGVTQGIVDLNIKYDVPVIFCVLTDNTKQQSIERSGGKLGNKGIECAIAAIKMAAIKNQERKSSSLGF
- a CDS encoding riboflavin synthase subunit beta, which translates into the protein MGFIKRENKKFDYKPRYYKGDGNPYEFKHKFDEYRNTVGKNKGLKGRFSAAIDEFKSSEYGGFNKTILIIIVILVLIFLYIIDFDLSIFLPSNN